The following are from one region of the Segatella oris genome:
- a CDS encoding GH92 family glycosyl hydrolase, producing MKKNLIIALCMACNLGTLQIARASEIEPVDLVNTFIGTSNLGTTNPGAICPNGLMSVVPFNVMGSDENKCDKDSRWWSTPYEFHNVFFTGYSHVNLSGVGCPDVGSLLLMPTTGKLNVDYREYGSHYKDEVSRPGYYSNFLVKHGVKTEVSATLRTAVERFTFPKGASHLLLNLGEGLTKESGAMVKQVSPTEYEGFKLQGAFCYYAQAVFPIYFVMRVNKVPESAGYWKKQRERPDKQAEWFPDRGQYKLYTAYQKEIAGDDIGVYMNFNTAENEVIEVQIGVSFVSIANARENLNVEQQGKDFNAVAQEARQKWNADLKRIEVEGGTKDQQTIFYTALYHTLIHPNILQDVNGDYPAMESSRVLKQSEGNRYTVFSLWDTYRNLHQFMTLIFPNRQRDMVKSMISMYDECGWLPKWELFGRETYTMEGDPSIPVIVDCWLKGLRGYDINKAYTAMKKGAMTDEKSNPLRPDNNEYVEKGYVSLRDSFDNSVSHALEYYIADNALSRLASALGHKADAKLFYKRSMGYRHYFSKEFNMLRPILPNGKFYSPFNPLQGANWEPSPGFHEGNAWNYTFYVPHDVYGLAKLMGGKERFVKQLQSVFDRGNYDPTNEPNIAYPYLFSYFKGEEWRTQVLTHQLLQTYFKNSPEGLPGNDDTGTMSAWALFSMMGFYPDCPGEPAYTLTSPVFDKITLHLDEKQWGRNKLVIETLRSNPNAVRIEKIEVGGKPWRQYRISHNDLVKAGTLKFTLK from the coding sequence ATGAAGAAAAACCTCATCATTGCCTTGTGCATGGCGTGCAATTTAGGTACGCTACAGATTGCCCGTGCATCTGAAATTGAACCTGTTGACTTGGTAAACACCTTTATTGGCACTTCTAATTTAGGTACAACCAACCCCGGAGCCATTTGCCCTAACGGACTCATGTCGGTCGTTCCGTTCAATGTCATGGGCTCCGATGAAAACAAATGTGACAAAGATTCACGCTGGTGGTCGACGCCCTATGAGTTTCATAATGTGTTTTTCACGGGCTATTCCCATGTCAACCTCAGCGGTGTGGGCTGTCCCGATGTGGGTTCTTTGCTGTTGATGCCTACCACAGGAAAACTCAATGTTGACTATCGCGAATATGGAAGTCACTATAAAGATGAGGTGTCTCGCCCGGGTTATTACAGCAACTTCCTCGTAAAACACGGTGTAAAGACTGAGGTTTCGGCTACGCTCCGCACTGCAGTTGAACGCTTCACGTTCCCTAAAGGAGCCAGCCATCTGTTGCTTAACTTAGGAGAAGGACTCACAAAAGAAAGCGGGGCAATGGTAAAACAGGTGAGTCCGACGGAATATGAAGGCTTTAAGTTGCAGGGAGCTTTTTGTTATTATGCTCAAGCTGTATTCCCTATTTACTTCGTTATGCGTGTAAATAAGGTGCCGGAGAGTGCAGGTTACTGGAAGAAACAGCGCGAACGGCCTGACAAACAGGCTGAATGGTTCCCCGATAGAGGGCAATATAAGCTCTATACGGCTTATCAGAAAGAGATTGCCGGCGATGATATCGGTGTGTATATGAACTTCAATACTGCCGAGAACGAAGTCATTGAGGTGCAGATAGGTGTGTCGTTTGTGAGCATTGCCAATGCACGTGAGAACCTGAACGTAGAGCAACAAGGCAAGGATTTCAATGCCGTTGCGCAGGAAGCACGGCAGAAATGGAACGCCGATCTCAAGCGTATAGAAGTTGAAGGAGGTACAAAAGATCAGCAAACTATCTTTTATACCGCACTGTACCACACGTTGATACATCCTAATATTCTGCAAGATGTGAACGGAGATTACCCTGCTATGGAGAGCAGTCGTGTGTTGAAGCAGAGCGAAGGCAATCGCTACACGGTATTTTCCCTATGGGATACCTATCGCAACCTGCATCAATTCATGACTCTAATCTTTCCCAATCGTCAGCGAGACATGGTTAAAAGCATGATTAGCATGTATGATGAGTGCGGTTGGTTGCCTAAATGGGAACTCTTTGGACGTGAGACTTACACGATGGAAGGCGACCCTTCGATCCCTGTTATCGTTGACTGCTGGTTGAAAGGGCTGCGTGGTTATGACATCAACAAGGCCTACACAGCCATGAAAAAGGGTGCAATGACAGACGAAAAAAGCAATCCTTTGCGCCCGGATAACAACGAATATGTGGAAAAGGGCTATGTTTCGTTGCGCGATTCGTTTGATAATTCGGTGTCACATGCCTTGGAATATTATATTGCTGACAATGCTTTGTCGCGCTTGGCCAGTGCTTTGGGCCACAAAGCCGATGCAAAGCTGTTCTATAAACGGTCGATGGGCTATCGTCATTACTTCAGTAAGGAGTTCAATATGCTGCGTCCTATTCTGCCAAATGGTAAGTTCTATAGTCCGTTTAATCCGCTTCAAGGAGCCAATTGGGAACCTTCTCCAGGCTTCCATGAGGGAAATGCGTGGAACTATACATTTTATGTGCCCCATGATGTCTATGGACTGGCCAAGTTGATGGGTGGAAAAGAGCGTTTCGTTAAACAGCTTCAGTCGGTGTTTGACAGAGGAAACTACGACCCAACTAATGAACCTAACATTGCTTATCCTTATCTGTTCTCTTATTTTAAGGGCGAAGAATGGCGCACACAGGTGCTCACTCACCAGTTGCTTCAAACCTATTTCAAGAATAGTCCCGAGGGACTTCCTGGCAATGATGACACAGGAACCATGTCGGCTTGGGCGCTTTTCAGCATGATGGGCTTCTATCCTGATTGCCCGGGTGAGCCGGCTTATACGCTGACCTCACCTGTCTTCGACAAGATAACCCTTCATCTTGATGAAAAACAATGGGGTAGAAACAAGCTTGTTATTGAGACTCTGCGAAGCAATCCTAATGCTGTCCGCATAGAAAAGATTGAAGTTGGTGGTAAGCCTTGGCGTCAGTATCGCATCAGCCATAATGACTTAGTGAAGGCGGGTACATTGAAATTCACATTAAAATAA
- a CDS encoding glycoside hydrolase family 130 protein — MKNLKDILPWEDRPQGCKDVMWRYSQNPIIHRYDIPTSNSIFNSAVVPFGEGFAGVFRCDNKAVQMNIFAGFSDDGIHWKINETPIVFEAGNTEMIESEYKYDPRVTWIEDRYWITWCNGYHGPTIGIGYTFDFKTFYQCENAFLPFNRNGVLFPEKINGKYALLSRPSDNGHTPFGDIYLSFSPDMKFWGEHRCVMSPTPFPQSAWQCTKIGAGPVPFLVDEGWLLFYHGVITTCNGYRYSMGAAILDKEHPERVLYRTQPYLLAPNAPYELQGDVPNVVFPCAALHDDERVAVYYGAADTVVGLSFGYIREIVDFIKQNNILK; from the coding sequence ATGAAAAACTTAAAAGACATTCTGCCTTGGGAAGACCGTCCTCAAGGTTGTAAGGACGTGATGTGGCGTTACAGTCAGAACCCCATTATCCATCGATATGACATTCCAACGTCGAACAGTATCTTCAACAGTGCCGTCGTTCCATTTGGAGAAGGCTTTGCAGGGGTGTTCCGTTGCGACAACAAGGCTGTGCAGATGAACATCTTTGCAGGCTTCAGTGATGACGGTATTCATTGGAAAATCAATGAAACTCCTATTGTCTTCGAAGCTGGGAATACAGAGATGATTGAATCAGAGTATAAGTATGACCCACGCGTCACATGGATTGAAGACCGCTATTGGATTACTTGGTGCAACGGTTACCATGGACCAACGATAGGTATTGGCTATACTTTCGACTTCAAGACATTCTATCAGTGCGAGAATGCCTTTCTTCCTTTCAACCGAAATGGTGTACTATTTCCCGAAAAGATTAATGGGAAGTATGCCTTGTTGAGCCGTCCGAGTGACAATGGTCACACGCCATTTGGTGATATCTACCTCAGTTTCAGTCCTGATATGAAGTTCTGGGGCGAGCATAGATGTGTGATGTCACCCACGCCTTTCCCACAAAGTGCATGGCAATGTACCAAGATTGGTGCCGGTCCCGTGCCTTTCTTGGTCGATGAAGGCTGGCTTTTATTCTATCATGGCGTAATCACAACGTGCAACGGTTATCGCTATTCGATGGGTGCGGCCATTCTGGATAAGGAGCATCCGGAGCGAGTTCTCTATCGTACTCAACCTTATCTCCTGGCTCCGAACGCTCCTTATGAGCTTCAGGGCGATGTGCCTAACGTGGTGTTCCCATGTGCTGCACTCCACGATGACGAGCGTGTGGCCGTGTATTATGGGGCAGCCGACACAGTCGTAGGATTGTCCTTTGGCTATATTCGCGAGATTGTTGACTTCATTAAGCAGAACAATATATTGAAATAA
- a CDS encoding beta-N-acetylhexosaminidase, with amino-acid sequence MHKRMLMIVALCASLLQVSAAEADYHVIPLPQQITMSKGKPFSLLPTTQIICTSSDELMQKNARFLCDYIKETTGLTLTVSNSAKVKTPAIMLVLDPKMQGEEAYKLSVSTKKVVISGRTSAGIFYGIQTLRKSLPIMNAANAEPIMLPAAEITDAPRFAYRGMMLDCSRHFFSVDFVKRYIDLLALHNMNVFHWHLTDDQGWRLEIKKYPKLTEIGSKRTGTIMGHNSDVDDGQPYGGFYTQKEAKEIVEYARLRHITVIPEIDMPGHMKAALAAYPELGCTGGPYEVGHAWGIYKDVLCLGNEKVYQFVNDIIDEVADIFPAKYIHIGGDETPTTRWGECPKCKKVAAENSLKLNKLQAYFTNRVEKYINGKGREIVGWDEILDGDINPSATIMSWRGIEPGERGAKLGHDVIMSPTSYCYFDYKQNKNEETEPEGQHALLTVEKVYSLDPAPATMSADSRKHILGAQGNLWTEYVAYPNRAEYAVLPRMAALCEVQWTPTDKKDFNNFRQRADHMAKIYDLHNYVYALHLWPNRFNHNRSDW; translated from the coding sequence ATGCACAAAAGAATGTTAATGATAGTTGCTCTCTGCGCTTCTCTGTTACAGGTTAGCGCAGCAGAAGCCGACTATCACGTAATTCCGCTGCCTCAGCAGATTACGATGAGTAAGGGTAAGCCTTTCAGTCTGTTGCCGACAACACAGATTATCTGTACCTCGTCTGATGAACTGATGCAGAAAAATGCACGTTTCCTTTGCGACTATATTAAGGAAACAACGGGGCTGACGCTTACAGTCAGTAACTCTGCTAAGGTGAAAACACCGGCAATCATGCTCGTGCTTGACCCGAAAATGCAGGGAGAAGAGGCTTACAAACTCTCTGTCTCGACTAAGAAAGTGGTCATCAGCGGACGTACTTCCGCTGGTATCTTCTATGGTATTCAGACGCTTCGCAAATCATTGCCTATCATGAATGCAGCAAATGCGGAGCCTATTATGCTTCCGGCTGCAGAGATTACCGATGCACCTCGCTTTGCTTATCGCGGCATGATGCTTGATTGCTCACGTCATTTCTTCTCTGTTGATTTCGTGAAGCGATATATAGATTTACTGGCACTTCACAACATGAATGTCTTCCATTGGCATCTTACCGATGATCAGGGTTGGCGTCTTGAGATAAAGAAGTACCCAAAACTGACAGAGATTGGCTCCAAACGCACAGGTACAATCATGGGGCATAACTCTGATGTTGATGACGGACAGCCCTATGGTGGTTTCTATACACAGAAAGAGGCAAAGGAGATTGTGGAGTATGCACGCCTGCGTCATATCACCGTTATTCCTGAAATTGACATGCCTGGTCACATGAAAGCAGCCTTAGCTGCTTATCCCGAACTTGGTTGTACAGGCGGGCCTTATGAGGTCGGTCACGCTTGGGGCATTTATAAGGACGTGCTCTGCTTGGGGAATGAAAAGGTTTATCAGTTTGTCAATGATATCATTGATGAAGTTGCCGACATCTTCCCTGCCAAGTATATCCACATTGGTGGTGATGAAACTCCGACCACACGCTGGGGCGAATGTCCTAAATGCAAGAAGGTTGCTGCCGAGAATAGCTTGAAATTGAACAAGCTGCAAGCTTACTTTACCAACCGCGTTGAGAAATATATCAACGGCAAGGGACGTGAGATTGTCGGTTGGGATGAAATCCTTGATGGCGATATCAACCCGAGTGCAACTATCATGAGCTGGCGTGGTATCGAGCCGGGAGAGCGTGGAGCGAAGTTGGGTCATGATGTCATTATGAGCCCCACGTCATACTGTTACTTTGACTATAAGCAGAATAAAAACGAGGAAACAGAGCCGGAAGGCCAGCATGCACTTCTCACAGTAGAGAAAGTCTACAGCCTTGACCCTGCACCTGCAACGATGTCTGCAGACTCCCGTAAGCATATTCTGGGTGCACAGGGAAACCTTTGGACCGAATATGTGGCTTATCCAAACCGTGCCGAATATGCCGTGTTGCCCCGTATGGCGGCCCTTTGTGAGGTACAGTGGACGCCAACCGATAAGAAAGATTTCAATAACTTCAGGCAACGTGCAGACCACATGGCAAAGATTTATGATCTCCACAACTATGTCTATGCACTCCACCTCTGGCCAAATCGTTTCAATCACAACAGGTCTGACTGGTAA
- a CDS encoding glucosamine-6-phosphate deaminase, producing MKLNLSSQIVLNQTPEAFYRPATAVDRSEITRFEKVPTDIFPTIEEGSVSIVNQLEAEIKRKQQEGESFVLGVGSGSSLTPIFQEMIKRYQAGKLSFKNVIIFNAYEYFPLSAENVNRSINQLKERLLDHIDIEEQNIHTPDGTISQDDVQEHCYLYEQRIKSLGGLDAILLGIGRMGNIATNEPGSSLTSTSRLILIDEMSRDEMKMSFGSQETVPPCSITMGVNTILSARKIFLTAWGEEKADIIKETVEGKITDAVPASFLQTHNNAHVVIDLSAAAKLTRIQHPWLVASCKWTDKLVRSALVWLCQITGKPILKLTNKDYNENGLSELLALYGSAYNANIKIFNDLQHTITGWPGGKPDADDTYRPERANPFPKKVIVFSPHPDDDVISMGGTLRRLVQQGHDVHVAYETSGNIAVGDEEVVRFMHFINGFNQLFGNEQDEIIRSKYKEIKQFLKNKKEGDIDSQDIRTIKGLIRRGEARTACTFNQIPLDHVHFLDLPFYESGKIEKLPMGEADVNIVRKLISTIKPNQIYVAGDLADPHGTHRKCTDAVLAALDMEKEAKAEWLKDCRVWMYRGAWAEWEIENIEMCVPMSPEELRAKRNSILKHQSQMESAPFLGNDERLFWQRSEDRNRGTAKLYDDLGLACYEAMEAFVEYKI from the coding sequence ATGAAACTGAATTTAAGTTCACAAATCGTACTTAACCAGACACCTGAAGCGTTTTACCGTCCAGCTACAGCTGTAGACCGTTCTGAAATCACCCGCTTTGAGAAAGTTCCGACCGATATCTTCCCAACGATTGAGGAGGGAAGTGTGAGTATTGTCAATCAGTTGGAAGCTGAAATCAAGCGTAAACAGCAGGAAGGGGAGTCCTTTGTTCTGGGCGTAGGCTCTGGTTCTTCGCTTACTCCTATCTTTCAGGAGATGATTAAAAGATATCAAGCTGGGAAACTGAGCTTTAAGAATGTCATCATCTTCAATGCTTACGAATATTTCCCACTTAGTGCTGAGAACGTTAATCGCAGCATCAATCAGCTTAAGGAACGCCTGTTAGATCATATTGACATTGAAGAACAGAATATCCATACCCCAGATGGCACTATCAGTCAGGATGATGTGCAAGAGCATTGTTATCTCTATGAGCAGCGCATCAAGAGCCTTGGCGGTTTAGATGCTATTCTTTTGGGAATAGGTCGTATGGGTAATATCGCCACTAACGAACCCGGGTCGAGCCTCACTTCTACATCTCGTCTCATTCTTATTGACGAAATGTCACGCGATGAGATGAAGATGAGTTTTGGTTCTCAAGAAACTGTTCCCCCTTGTTCTATTACAATGGGTGTCAACACAATTCTCTCTGCGCGCAAGATATTCCTTACTGCTTGGGGTGAAGAGAAGGCTGACATTATTAAGGAGACCGTTGAAGGTAAGATTACAGATGCTGTTCCTGCCTCTTTCCTACAGACTCACAATAATGCCCACGTGGTTATCGATCTCTCTGCTGCTGCTAAACTGACGCGTATTCAGCATCCTTGGCTTGTTGCATCTTGCAAATGGACAGATAAATTGGTGCGTTCAGCACTTGTATGGCTTTGTCAGATTACAGGCAAACCAATCCTTAAACTGACCAATAAGGACTATAATGAGAATGGTTTGAGTGAGTTGTTGGCTCTCTACGGCTCGGCCTACAATGCTAATATTAAGATTTTCAATGACCTTCAGCACACGATTACCGGATGGCCAGGAGGAAAGCCTGATGCCGACGATACCTATCGTCCGGAGCGTGCTAATCCATTCCCAAAGAAAGTAATCGTCTTCTCACCACACCCCGATGACGATGTAATCTCCATGGGTGGCACACTACGTAGACTTGTACAGCAAGGACATGACGTGCATGTAGCTTATGAAACTTCGGGTAATATTGCTGTTGGTGATGAGGAAGTTGTACGTTTCATGCACTTCATCAATGGCTTCAATCAGCTTTTCGGTAATGAGCAGGATGAGATTATCCGATCAAAATATAAAGAGATAAAGCAATTCCTCAAGAATAAGAAAGAGGGTGATATTGACAGTCAGGACATACGTACTATCAAGGGACTTATCCGTCGTGGAGAGGCTCGTACAGCTTGTACTTTCAATCAAATTCCTCTTGACCATGTTCACTTCCTTGACTTGCCATTCTACGAATCTGGTAAGATAGAGAAGCTTCCCATGGGTGAGGCTGATGTGAATATCGTCAGGAAACTCATCTCAACCATAAAGCCTAACCAGATTTATGTGGCTGGTGATTTGGCCGATCCACATGGCACTCACCGCAAGTGTACTGATGCAGTTCTCGCCGCTCTCGATATGGAGAAGGAGGCGAAAGCAGAGTGGTTGAAAGACTGCCGAGTATGGATGTATCGCGGTGCATGGGCAGAATGGGAGATTGAAAATATCGAAATGTGTGTTCCAATGAGTCCGGAAGAACTTCGTGCAAAGCGTAATTCCATTCTTAAGCACCAGAGCCAGATGGAAAGTGCACCATTCTTAGGCAATGACGAACGCCTCTTCTGGCAGCGTTCTGAAGATCGCAACCGAGGCACAGCCAAGCTCTATGATGATTTAGGACTGGCTTGTTACGAGGCGATGGAAGCTTTCGTAGAATATAAGATATAA